Within the Cupriavidus malaysiensis genome, the region CAGCGCCATCGCACCGAAGCTCAACACCCATACGGCGCCGACCAGGAAACCGTACTGGGCATTGCTGAGGTGGAGTTCCGCGATCACTTGGGGCGAGAAGCCCAGCAGCATATTGCGGTCGATGTGCGCCAGCAGGTGGATCACCAGCAGGCAGGCCAGCACGGCCGGGGGGCGCTTCTTCCAGTCCATCAGTCGTCTCCGTTCAGGGCAAAGACCGCGCCCGCGGGCGCGCCGGCGCGGCGGCACACTGCCGCCGCTGGCCGGGGTGCGGCAGGGTTGCCGTCAGGCTGCCTTGCGCAGCGGTACGCCACGCTGCGCCGTGCCGCGGTTGGGCACCATGCCCAGGTGTGCGAGGGTCTCGTCGGCGCCGCTCCAGAAGGTGCCGGTCCGGTAGATGCGGTGAGCATCCTCGCCGCTGGCCACCTCGCGGTGCAGTTCGCGCGCGATGCGCACCATCTGCTCGACCTGCCGGACCGAGCTGGCGCGCTCGCCGTCCGGGCCGAACAGGGTGTCTTCGATGCCGACTCGTACATGCAGGCCCAGCGCGATGGCCATGGTGTTCATCGGCACCACGTTGCGGTTCAGCGTCTCGATGGTCAGCACGGCGCCGTCGGGCGTGCGGCGCGCGAACTCGATCATGTCGGCCGGATGCAGGCCGGCGGCGCCGCCGCCGATCGCCACGTAGTTGAGCACCAGCGGCCCGCAGTAGTCGCCACGGCGGATCAGCCGCTCGACCGTCTCCAGCGAGGTCAGGTTGCCCAGCATGAAGTGCGGCTGGATGCCGTTGGCGACCAGGCGGCGGATGTGCTCCACATGCCAGGATGGATTGGACGGCACGATCATGTCGCGATAGGCGGCCTGCAGGGCGGGACTGGCGAGCGAGGTGCCGGCGACGTCCGCCGCGGTCATCAGCTCCATCACGTTCATCTGGCTGGTGTTGATGGCCACCGTGACCTGGTCCGGGCGCGGCTGCAATTCGGCCAGCATATGGCGGGTGTCGTCGTTGAGCCAGCGTGCGGCCTGGCCGTCGTCTTCCGGCGCGAAGGAGATCGAGCCGCCCACCTGCAACACCATCTTCGGCACGGCTTCGCGCAGGCGCGCCAGCATCTCGTTGAACATCGACAGCCGCTTGCTGCCCTTGCCGTCGGCCTCGCGCACATGCACGTGCAGCACCGTGGCGCCGGCGTTGTAGCAATCCACCGCCTTCTGCACTTGTTCGTCCAGGGTCACCGGGATGTCATCGGAGTCGCCCGGCAGCCACTGGGGGCCGTAGGGCGCGACCTGGATCACCAGCTTCTCCTGGTTTTCGGGCAGCAGGGAATCATCGAGGAAATGCATGTTCTGTCTCCTTGTGGTTCGGGATCGGGCTGGCGCGGCACGCTGCCGTGCCAGCAGAAACTCGCGGAAACCCGGGCAGGCGCGCCGGCCTCAGGCCGCGGCGGCTCGCACCGTGTCCTCGCTGTGCGCCGGCTCCAGCGCGGCCAGTTCTTCCAGCAGCATCGGCATGCCCAGGCTGGCCGAGTGGATGCCCAGCACGCTGACCGCCTGCAGCACGGCAGCGATCTCTGCGCGGGTGGCGCCAAGTTCGAGGGCCTTGCGGATATGGCGGCGGGTACCCGGCGCGTACATATGGGTGCACGAGGCATCGACGGCGATGGCCAGGAACTCCAGCACCTTGGGCTCCAGCACGCCGGCGAGCACCGGGTGCATGCCCATCGCCATGAACTTCTCGGTCCACGCCGGATCGACTTCCGCCAGCGCGTCCCAGGCCGGATTCCAGTTGCCCGTGGCACGCAGTTGGTCGCAGATGGGGGTGGCGCCGGGGGTGCTCACTTGGCCTTTGTCGATCGGCATCGTCGGTCTCCTTGCAGTCCCGGCTGGCGGGGCGCTGTGTCTGGTGTGGGGGGGGCGGCCCCGCCGGACGCTGTTTCCGTGCCGTGGCCGTGGTCGAAGTATCGCCGTTTGACCCGTCGTAATTTGACGTTTTGGGAAATTGACTTTACATTTTGGGAGAGTCCGGGAAAACACCATGCCTTACTTCGTCCGCAGTGCGAGCCTGATCAACTATGTGGAAGTCGCGCGCTCCGTGGGCCTGGAGCCGAACCGGCTGTTGCGTGCCGAGGGCATCAGTTCCTACGCCCTGCTCGATCCCGACAGCCGCATTCCGGTGGATGCCGTCGGCAGGCTGCTGGAAGCCTCGGCACGTGAAGCGGGCATCGAGGACTTCGGCCTGCGCATGGCGCAGACGCGGCAGCTTTCCAACCTGGGCCCGCTTGCCATGGCCGTGCGTGAAGAACCGACGCTGCGCCGCGCGATGGAGGCGATGGCGCGCTATATGCGGCTGCACAACGAAGCACTGGTCACACGCGTGGAGGAAGCCGAAGGCCTGGTGATGATCCGCGAGGACCTGATCGACCAGGCCGCGGTGCCCTTGCGCCAGTCGACCGAACTGGTGATCGGCGTGCTGTTCCGCACGCTGCAGCTGTTCCTCGGTGCGGGCTGGAAGCCGCGCAGCATCTGCTTCACGCACGGCCCGCCCGCGAGCACCGCCACCCATCGGCGCCTGTTCGGCATGCCGGTGCTGTTCCACCAGGAGTTCGACGGTATCGTCTGCCGGGCGGCGGAGCTGGAAACGCCGCTGCCCGGCTACGACGCCGCCATCGCGCAGCAGGTCCGGCAATACATGGATGCCATGCTGGCGCAGTCGAGTTCCAGCATGGCCGATAAGGTGCGTGAACTGGTGCTGGCGATGCTGCCGCTGGGCATCTGCTCGGTGGAGCGGATCGCCGGCCAGCTCGACGTGGACCGGCGTACCGTCCATCATCACCTGAGCGCGTGCGGCGAGAGCTATTCCTCCATCCTGAACGCGGTGCGCGTCGACCTCGTGGTGCGCTATATCGAGAACCGCGAGCGGCCGCTGTCCGAGGTGGCGACCCTGCTGGGCTTCGCTTCGCTGAGCGCCTTCTCGCGCTGGTTCGGCGGACAGTTCGGCTGCAGTGTGTCCAAGTGGCGGACACGCCAGGGACGATGACCCGCTGCGGCCTTGCCGGTGATGCCGGCGGCGCTGATCTGCATCAAGCCGCCCACGCCTTGCACGGCGCACAATGGCCGCAGGCGCTCACACAGGGTGAGTGGCCATTGCAGGCAGGACACGCCAGGAGGAAAGCGGATGTTTCCCGAGTATCGCGAGCAGATTTCGGTATTGAAGACACAGGATGCGCACTTCGCGCGCCTGTTCGACCGTCATAACGAACTGGACCAGCAGATCAAGAACATGGAGGCCGGCATCGTCCCGGCCGACGAGCTGGCGATCGAGCAGCGCAAGAAAGAGAAGCTCCACCTGAAGGACCAGCTCTACGTGATCTTGCGAAAGACGGCCGGAGACTGATATCTGATATCGCGCTGCCGCGCGCGGCACTTCAATTGGTGCGGTGGCGCGGCCGGGCCGGATGATGATGCCGCGAACGGAGCAGCCCGCGCCGGTGGCTGAAGATCGAGCGTACGGCAAACACGTAGACGGCAAGGATCAGCAATGCCAGGAGCAGGAGCAACACGAACGGTGTCGCCATGGCAATCCCTCCGGGACCGCGCGGTCCCTGTGCGTGACATGGATGAGGCACATTGGCGCCGCGGCGCCGGGGACGGCGCCGTCGGATGCGGGCCGGGCACCATGCGCCCGGCCGGAGTGGGCTGGCGCCGCAGACGATCGCCCGCGCGCCAGACACGGTGCCCTTCCAGTGTAGTGCGCCGGCGCACCGACGGCGGCCGCCGGCCTGCGTTGGCAGGGTTAACCAGCGCATGCGCGCTGGCGTCGCGAGCCTGCCGGCGGGGCTGCGTGCTGCATCCTGCCCTGCTGCCGCGCGCGCCGCGCGGTGCCGGGGTTTCACCCACCGCCTAAGCTAAGTCGAAACGATCAGTTCGCGCCGGCGCGGCCGCTTCCTATACTCGCCCTCCTCGCGGCAAAAGCCGCATACCGATCCCCGGGGAGAGCGATGTTGAAATCATTGGGCAAGCTGGCGGCACTGGCCGCCCTCGTGCTGGCGGTCGGCGCCGTCGCCGCGCAGGAGCGCACGCGTATCAAGGTGGGCGTGTCGGTGGGCAACGCCGAGCAGACCTTCGAGGTCGTCAAGAAGGTGGCCGCGCGCGACGGGCTGGACATCCAGGTCGTTGTCTTCAGCGATTACCTGCAGCCCAACGAGGCGCTCGCCGCCGGCGACCTCGACGCCAATGCCTTCCAGCACAAGCCCTTCCTCGACAGCCAGATCAAGGCGCGGGGCTACAAGATCGTGCCGGTGGGCCTGACCTTGACGGCACCGCTGGGCATCTACTCCAAGCGCTACAAGTCCGTCGACCAGTTGCCGGCGGGGGCGCGTATCGGCATCCAGAACGATCCGTCGAACGGCAACCGCGCACTGCTGCTGCTGCAGAAGGCCGGCCTGCTCAAGCTGCGGCCGGGCGTCGGCGAGAACGGCGTCAATGCCACGCCGCTCGACGTGGTGGAGAACCCGCGCAAGCTGAAGCTGATCGAGCTGGATGCGGCGCAATTGCCGCGCGCCCTCGACGATCTCGCCGCGGCCTCGATCAATAACGACTACGCCTTCCGCGCCGGACTCTCGCTGCAGCGCGACACCATCGCGGTCGAAGACGCGAAGGGGCCCTACGCGAACCTGATCGCCACACGTGCCGAAGACAAGGACAAGCCCTGGGTCAGGAAGCTGGTCAAGGCCTACCAGTCGGAGGAGGTGCGCCGCTTCATCGAGAGCGAGTTCAAGGGCTCGCTGGTACCCGCCTTCTGAAGCCGCCCCGAGCGGCGCGCCGCGCGGCATGCGCCGCGCGCATATGGATTCCCGCAATGCTTCGTTGTCCGGCGCTGCGGGTTTCGCTACCGTGTCTCGTCAGCAGACACCTCCCCAACGCCTGAGCAGCCGGCCGCAAGCGGACCCAGACCGCGGCCGAGGGCGGCGCTCATCGGCAACCGACAGCAGGAGCCGCGCATGGCAAGCAATGGATTCGGATTCGATAGGCAGACCGGCCACGCGGACACCGCGGCCGACGTCCTGGTGATCGGCGGCGGACCCGCCGGCACCTGGGCCGCGCTGGCGGCCGCCGAGGCCGGTGCGCGCGTGGTACTGGCCGACAAGGGCCATTGCGGCACCTCCGGCGCCACGGCGGCGGCGGGCACCGCGATCTGGCACGTGCAGCCCGAGCGCGCCGCGCGCGAGGCCGCCAAGGCGAGCCGCTACGAACTGGGTGGACGGCTGGCCGAGCCGCACTGGATGGACCGCGTTCTCGACCAGACCTATGCCGGCCTGGAGCGGCTGTCCCAGTGGGGCTACCCCTTTCCGCGTGACGCGTCCGCACGCGAACAGCGTGCCTCGCTGCAGGGGCCGGAATATATGCGGCTGATGCGCAGGCGCGCCAAGGCGGCCGGCGTGCGCATCCTCGACCACCATCCCGCGCTCGAACTGCTGCGCGACGAGGCCGGCGCGGTGCGCGGCGCGCGCGGACTGCACCGGCAGGCCGCCGACGGTGCTCCGGCGCACTGGACGGTGCGCGCCTCGGCGGTGGTGATCGCCACCGGCGGCTGCGCCTTCCTGAGCCGCGCGCTCGGCTGTAATGTGCTGACCGGCGACGGCTACCTGATGGCGGCGGAGGCCGGCGCGGCGCTGTCCGGCATGGAGTTCTCCAGCGCTTATGGCCTGGGCCCTGCGTTTTCTTCGGTCACGAAGTCGCTGTTCTACCAGTGGGCCACCTTCTACGACGGCCTCGGCCAGGAGATCGAAGGCGCAGGCTCGGCGCGCGGCCGCGGCTTGATCGCCAAGACGCTGCAGACGCAGGCCGTCTACGCCCGGCTGGACCGTGCCGATGCGCGCGTGCGTGCCTGGATGCGCGCGTCCCAGCCCAACTTCTTCCTGCCCTTCGACCGTCTCGGCATCGATCCTTTCACCCAGCGCTTCCCCGTCACCCTGCGCCTGGAGGGCACGGTGCGCGGCACCGGCGGCCTGCGCCTTGCCGATGCGCACTGTGGTACCGGCGTCGCCGGCCTCTACGCAGCCGGCGACGCCGCCACGCGCGAGCTGATCTGCGGCGGCTTCACCGGGGGCGGCAGCCACAACGCCGCCTGGGCACTCTCTTCCGGCTGGTGGGCCGGCCAGGGCGCAGCGGCGCATGCCGCCCGCCGCGCCCCGCCCGCGGCGGCCGGATTGCAGGGCGCCGGCAGTGCCGGCCTGCGTGGCGAGCCGGTGGCCGAGGCCGACAGCGCGGCACTGGTGCAGGCCGTGCAAGCCGAGGTCTTCCCCTATGAGCGCAACTGGTTCCGCGACGGCGAGGCGCTGGCGCAGTCGCTGCAGCGGCTGGATGCGCTGTGGCAGCACTGGCGCGGCATCGTGCCGGGCGCGGGGACGGCCTTGTCCACTACCGGACAGGCGCTGCGCACGCGCGAGGCGATCGCCATGCTGGCCACCGCGCGCTGGATGTACCGCAGTGCCCTCGCCCGTACCGAGACGCGCGGCATGCACCGCCGGCTCGACCATCCCGCCCTCGACGAAGCACAGCGCTACCGCCTGCTCAGCCAGGGACTGGACGAGATCCGCATCACGCGCGAGCGGGTGGCTGATGCGGCCGATGCAGCCGATGCAGCCGATGCAGCCGATGCAGCCGATGCAGCCGGCTGGCAGGAGGCCGCATGATCGAGGCGCTCGACCCGGCCCGCTGCACGTCCTGCAATATCTGCGTGCGCGTCTGCCCTACCAATGTGTTCTCGCCCCAGCCGGGCGGCACGCCGCGCATCGCGCGCCAGCTCGATTGCCAGACCTGCTTCCTGTGCGAGGTCTACTGCCCTGAGGATGCCCTGTTCGTGTCGCCGCTGGCCGACAGCTGCGTGCCGGCGGACGAGGCGGCGGCCAGGCTGCCGGTCCATGCGGGTGCTTACCGTGCCGCGGTGGGCTGGGGCCGCGGACGTTCGCCCGGGGCGGCCGAAGACCGCAGCCACGCGCTGCTCGCGCTGGTGCAGCGTTAGCAGCCGGCGCAGCGCCTGGCCTGCCCTCGGAGCCCCGCCATGAAAGACCTGCTCGATTGGATCACCGCCATCGGCGCCGGCTTGGTCGTCTACGCCGCCCTCAGCCATCCGCTCTATCCACCGGGATCCGCCAGTGCGCGCAAGGCGTCGCGCCCGCCGCCCCAGCGCGGCGGCGACGCGGAAGACGCCGCCGCGGAGCCGCCGCTGCGCTGATGCCCGCAGGGTCGCGCGCGTTCATCTCATTCACCTTACTCACCTGCCGCGCAGCGATGCGCGTCGATGCTGCGCGGTGACGCAGGGTGTCGATGCGCGCCGGACCGAGTAAGCATCTACGCAAATATTCGTGGGAAGCGCCACCCTTGCCATGCTGCAATGCCAGCATGGCTGCGGGCCTCCAGCAAGCACCGCAAGCCGCTGCGGCAACACCCTCCGGCAGCGGCAGGCGCCGCCGGGCGTTCGCCCCGGGCTGGTTCCCACCGGGCCCCAAGGCAGCCAGGCCGGTCCGCCGGCCATGATCGAACCGCGACTGCCATGACAACCTTGTCCGATTTCCCGACCCATGCCATTCCCGTGCCGCCGGCACGGCTCCCCGAACCTCACCGCGTGCGCCGCATCGCCGATGACGCCGAGGCCCTGCAGCGCGCCCACGAACTTGCCGCGGTCTTTGCCGCCGGCGCCGCCGAGCGTGACCGCGAGCGCCGCCTGCCGTGGCAGGAACTCGACCTGTGGTCGGAAAGCGGCCTAGGCGGCATCACCGTGCCGCGCGCGCACGGTGGCGCCGAGGTGTCCTACGCCACGCTGGCGGAGGTCTTCGTCATCCTGTGCGCCGCCGACCCGGCGCTGGGCCAGATCCCGCAGAACCATTTCGGCCTGCTGGGCGTGCTGCGCGAGATCGGCAGCGAAGCGCAGAAGCGCCGTTTCTACGGCGAGATACTGGCCGGCGCGCGGCTGGGCAATGCCGGCCCCGAACGGCGCTCGGCCGACAGCCCCACCGTCCTGCACGGCACCACGCGCCTGGTGCGCACCGAGCACGGCCTGCGCCTGAGCGGGCGCCGCTTCTACTCCACCGGCGCGTTGTTCGCCCACCGGGTGCCGGCCCGCGCGCTCGACGAAGCCGGCCGCGCGGTGCAGGTCTGGTCGCCGCGCGAGGTGCGCGGGCTCAGCGTCATCGATGACTGGTCTTCCTTCGGCCAGCGCACCACCGCCAGCGGCACGGTGGTGTTCGACGACGTGCCCGTGTCCCCCGACGACGTGCTGCCGCTGTGGCAGCTCGCCGAGCAGCCCGGTCTCTACGGCCCCAATTCGCAACTGATCCAGGCCGCCATCGACCAGGGCATCGCCGAGGCCGCGCTGGCCGACGCCATCGCTTTCGTGCGCGAACGCGCGCGTCCCTGGATGGATTCGGGCCTGGCGCGCGCCGCCGACGACCCCTACATCATCCAGGACGTGGGGCGCTTGCAGATCGATGTGCACGCCGCGCGCGAGGTCCTGCTGGACGCCGGCCGCACGCTCGACGCCATTGCCGCCGGCCCGCTCGACGCCGCGGCCAGCGCGCGCGCCTCGGTGGCGGTGGCGGAGGCCAAGGTGCTGACCACCGAGGTCGCGCTGGAGGCCAGCCAGAAACTGTTCGAGCTGGCCGGTTCCTCGGCCACGCGCGCCGCTTACAACCTCGACCGCCACTGGCGCAATGCGCGCACCCATACGCTGCACGATCCGGTGCGCTGGAAGACCCAGTTGATCGGCAACTACCACCTGAACGGCGTGCTGCCCGCGCGCCACTCCTGGAACTGAGCCGGAGCCCTGCCATGTCCCTGCTATCCCAACCCCTGCCGGAGGCCGCCGGTGCCAGCCGGCCCGCGCCGGCGGCGCCCCCGGCCCCGCTGGCCCGCTTGATCCGCGACGACACCGAGGCGCTGGCCGTCGCCCAGGCGCTGGCGGCCCGCTTCGCGCCCGAAGCCGCTGCGCGTGATCGCGAGCGGCGGCTGCCGTGGGCCGAGCTCGACGACTTCAGCGCCAGCGGCCTGTGGGGCATCACGGTGCCGCGCGAGTACGGCGGTGCCGGCGTGTCCAATGTCACGCTGGCCCAGGTGGTCGCCACCATCGCCGCCGCCGACGGCTCGCTGGGCCAGATCCCGCAGAACCACTTCTATGCGCTGGAAGTGCTGCGCGTGGGCGGCAGCGAGGCGCAGAAGCGCTTCTTCTTCGCCCGCGCGCTGGCCGGCGAACGTTTCGGCAACGCGCTCGCCGAGATCGGCCACAAGGACTTCAAGCGCCGCACGCGGCTGAGCCGCGAGGGCAGCGGCTGGCGGATCGACGGCAAGAAGTTCTACTGCACCGGCGCGCTGTACGCGCACTGGATCCCCACCCTGGTGGTCGCGCAGGAAGACGGGCGCGAGGTCAGCTACCTGGCCTTCGTGCCCCGCCGCGCGCCCGGCGTCACCATCGTCGACGACTGGGACGGCTTCGGGCAGCGCGTCACCGGCAGCGGCTCGGTCAGCTTCGAGCATGTGCACGTGGAGGCGGATTGGGTGGTGCCGTTCCAGGCATCTTTCGACACGCCGACCACCATCGGCCCGGTGGCGCAGCTGTTGCACGCGGCCATCGATCTGGGCATCGGGCGTGGGGCTTTCGCCGCCACGCTGGAATTCGTGCGCGAGCACGCCCGGCCCTGGGTCGATGCCGGCGTCGAGCGTGCCGCCGACGATCCGCTGGCGATCCAGCAGGTGGGCGACGTGGCAGTGCGCCTGCGCGCGGCGGAAGCGCTGCTGCACCGGGCCGGGCGCATCGTCGATGCCACCCAGCGCGGGCCGGACGCCGACAGCGTGGCCAACGCATCGGTGGCGGTGGCCGAAGCGCGCGCGCTGACCACCACCGCTTCGCTGCTGGCCGGCAGCAAGCTGTTCGAACTGGGTGGCACCGGTGCCACGCTGGACCATCTCGGGCTGGACCGTTTCTGGCGCAACGCGCGCACCCATACCCTGCATGATCCGGTGCGCTGGAAATACCACGCGGTGGGGAACTTCTACCTGAACGACCGGAACCCGCCCCGGCACGGAGCCCTGTGATGGCCGCCAAGCCTATCCTGCTCAACGCCTTCAACATGAACTGCGTGGGCCACATCAACCACGGCCTGTGGACCCATCCGCGCGACCGCTCGCTCGACTATCACACCCTGTCCTACTGGACCGAGCAGGCCCGTATCCTGGAGCGCGGCCTGTTCGACGGCCTCTTCCTCGCCGACATCGTCGGCGTCTACGACGTCTACCAGGGCAATGTCGACGTGACGCTGCGCGAATCGATCCAGCTCCCGGTCAACGATCCCCTGCTGCTGGTTTCGGCCATGGCCGCGGTCACGCAACACCTGGGTTTCGGCGTCACCGTCAATCTCACCTACGAGGCGCCCTACCTGCTGGCGCGCCGCTTCTCCACGCTGGACCACCTGAGCGGCGGCCGCGTCGGCTGGAACATCGTCACCGGCTATCTCGACAGCGCCGCGCGGGCCATGGGCCTGGACGGCCAGATCGCCCACGACGAGCGCTACGACCGTGCCGACGAGTATCTGGAAGTCCTGTACAAGCTGTGGGAAGGCAGCTGGGAGGACGGTGCCGTGTGGCGCGACAAGGCGGCGCGCGTGTTCGCCGACCCGGCGCGGGTGCATAAGGTGCGCCATGCCGGCCGCTACTACCAGGTCGAGGGCTACCACCTGGCGGAGCCCTCGCCGCAGCGCACGCCGGTGCTGTTCCAGGCCGGCAGTTCCGGGCGCGGGCAGCGCTTCGCCGCACGCCATGCCGAGTGCGTCTTCATTTCGCCGCCCACCAAGGAGGCTGCGCGCCAGACCGTCAAGACCCTGCGCGAACAGCTGGTGGCGGCAGGCCGGCGGCCTGACGACGTCAAGGTCTTCATGGGCACCGCGGTGGTCACCGCCCGCACCGAGGCCGAAGCGCGCCAGAAGCATGCCGAGTACAAGGACTACGCCAGCCGCGAGGCCGGACTGGCGCATTTCGCCGCCAGCACCGGCGTGGACTTCGGCCGCTACGACCTCGATGCACCGGTCGACTATGGCGGCGGCAACGCCATCGAATCGGCCACCCGCACCGCCCAGCAGCACGGCTGGACCCGGCGCAAGCTGCTGCAACTGTTCGAACTGGGCGGGCGCTATCCGGCCATCGTCGGCGATCCCGGCCAGGTGGCCGACGAACTGGTGTCCTGGATCGACGAGACGGGGATCGATGGCTTCAACCTGAGCCGCACGGTGGTGCCGGAGAGTTATGCCGACTTCGTCGAGCTGGTGGTGCCGGCCCTGCAGGAGCGCGGCCGCTACAAGACCGCCTACGGGGAAGGCAGCCTGCGCCAGAAGCTGTTCGGCGCCGGCGACCGCCTGCCGGCGCGGCATGCGGCCGCCGCCTTCCGTGTGCCGCCGGGCTGAGCCGGCCCCCGGCGCTACAGGCGCTTCGGGCGCTTCGGGCGCCGGCGATTCTTTCCCCTTTTCCTTGCTTGCAGACTCCGCATCATGAACCAGAAACGACGACTGTTGTGCTCCCTCCCCGCCCTGCTGCTCGCTGCCGTGGCGGCGCTGGCGCCGCTCTCCGGCGCCCGTGGCGCCCAGGCGGGGCCGCTGAAGATCGGCGTCACGCCGGGCGCCCTGGCCGACTCGGTCGAGGTGGCCGCGGCCGAGGCCCGCAAGAAGGGCCTGGATGTCAAGGTGATCGAGTTCACCGACTGGACCACGCCCAACGTGGCGCTGGCCTCGGGCGATCTCGATCTCAACTACTTCCAGCACCAGGCCTTTCTCGACAATGCCGTCAAGGAGCGCGGCTACGCCTTCCGCAGCGTCGGCATCGGCGTGCTGCCCAATATCGGCCTCTACTCCAGCCGTATCCAGCGCTTCGACCAGCTCAAGCCGGGCGCGCGCGTCGGTGTCGCCAGCGATCCCGTCAACCAAGGGCGCGGCCTGCTCCTGCTGCAGAAGGCCGGCCTGATCACCTTGCGCGCCGGCGTCGGCGCGCGCGGCGGGCTGGATGACGTGACGGCCAACCCGAAGCAACTCAAGTTCGTCGAGATCGAAGGGCCGCAACTGGTACGCGCGCTCGACGACGTCGACCTGGCACAGGGCTATCCGGCCCACTTCGTCAATGCCGGCAAGGCGAAGATCGCCGGCTCTGCCCTGCTCTACTCGGGCGTGGACGACGCCTACTTCGCCATCCGCTTCGTCAGCCGCCAGGACAATGCCGCCGATCCGCGCATCGCACGCTTCGTCAAGCTCTACCAGTCGTCGCCCGCGGTGCGCAAGCAGCTCAGCGCCTCCTATGCCGACGACGACAAGCTCTACAGCCTGCCCTGGCTGAAGCCCTGACAGCCGACGCCATGAGCCACGTGTCATGAGCAACGCAAGCGCAATCGAACGGCGCGGCATCGCCGGCATCCCGCGCGGTGAAGCCGCGCGTCCGCAGGCAGCCATCGAAGCGGCGGCGGACCGCCGCGCTGCCGGCACCATCGCCTTCCAGGGCGTGGGCAAGGTCTACCAGGCGGGGGCCGGCGCGGTCCATGCTCTGCAGGACGTCGACGCCGAGATCCCGGCCGGCAGCATCTTCGGCATCATCGGCCGCAGCGGGGCCGGCAAGTCGAGCCTGCTGCGCACCATCAACCGGCTGGAGCAGCCCAGCCGCGGCCGCGTGCTGGTCGACGGCGCGGACATCGCCGGCCTCGACGCCGCCGGCCTGGTGCGGCTGCGCCGGCGCATCGGCATGATCTTCCAGCACTTCAACCTGTTGTCGGCCAAGACGGTGCGCGAGAACGTGGCGCTGCCGCTCAAGGTCGCCGGCGTGCCGCGCGCCGAGATCGAGCGCCGCGTCGGCGAACTGCTGGGGCTGGTCGGGCTGGCCGGCAAGGAAGACAGCTATCCTGGCCGCCTGTCGGGCGGGCAGAAGCAGCGCGTCGGCATCGCGCGGGCACTGGTGCATCGCCCGGAGATCCTGCTGTGCGACGAAGCCACCTCGGCGCTCGACCCCGAAACCACGCAGTCGATCCTGGCGCTGTTGCGCGATATCAATCGCCGCTTCGGCCTGACCATCGTGCTGATCACGCACGAGATGCGCGTGATCCGCGACATCTGCGACCGCGTGCTGGTGCTGGAGGGAGGCCGCGTCGCCGAGCAGGGGGCGGTGTGGCAGGTGTTCGGCACGCCGCGCCATGCAGCCACGCGCGCCTTGCTGCGGCCGCTGGAATCCGCGCTGCCGGAGGACCTGGCCCTGCTGCTGCGGGCCGAGCCGCCGGCCTCAGGCCGCTACGAGCAACTGGTGGAGCTGCGCTACGCCGGCGGGGCGTCGGAGTCCGACCTGCCGGCCGCCGCACCCGACCTGGCCCGCATCGCCAGCGCACTGGGCGGCCGTGCGCGCCTGCTCCACGCCGGGCTCGATCGCATCCAGGCCCGCACGCAGGGACGGCTGCTGGTGGCGGTGCCGTCCGGCATCGCGCTGCCGCCCGTCTTTGCCGCCCCCTCTCCCACCCACGCCAAGGTCCTCGGCTATGTCCCCGCTTACGATTGAACGCATCTGGCAAGGCTTGTTCGACACCCTCACCATGGTCGGTGCCTCGGCCCTGGTGGCCGTGGCCGCCGGCATTCCCCTGGCCCTGGTGCTGGTGCTGAGCGCGCCCGGCGGCGTGCTGGCCGCGCCGCGCCTGCATCGTGCACTGGGCAGCGTGGTCAACGGCTTCCGCGCCACCCCCTTCCTGGTGCTGCTGGTGGCGCTGCTGCCTTTCACCCGGCTGGTGGTCGGCGCCACCATCGGTGTGTGGGCCGCGGTGGTGCCGCTCGCCGTCAGCGCCACGCCCTTC harbors:
- a CDS encoding SfnB family sulfur acquisition oxidoreductase; translation: MTTLSDFPTHAIPVPPARLPEPHRVRRIADDAEALQRAHELAAVFAAGAAERDRERRLPWQELDLWSESGLGGITVPRAHGGAEVSYATLAEVFVILCAADPALGQIPQNHFGLLGVLREIGSEAQKRRFYGEILAGARLGNAGPERRSADSPTVLHGTTRLVRTEHGLRLSGRRFYSTGALFAHRVPARALDEAGRAVQVWSPREVRGLSVIDDWSSFGQRTTASGTVVFDDVPVSPDDVLPLWQLAEQPGLYGPNSQLIQAAIDQGIAEAALADAIAFVRERARPWMDSGLARAADDPYIIQDVGRLQIDVHAAREVLLDAGRTLDAIAAGPLDAAASARASVAVAEAKVLTTEVALEASQKLFELAGSSATRAAYNLDRHWRNARTHTLHDPVRWKTQLIGNYHLNGVLPARHSWN
- a CDS encoding SfnB family sulfur acquisition oxidoreductase, translated to MSLLSQPLPEAAGASRPAPAAPPAPLARLIRDDTEALAVAQALAARFAPEAAARDRERRLPWAELDDFSASGLWGITVPREYGGAGVSNVTLAQVVATIAAADGSLGQIPQNHFYALEVLRVGGSEAQKRFFFARALAGERFGNALAEIGHKDFKRRTRLSREGSGWRIDGKKFYCTGALYAHWIPTLVVAQEDGREVSYLAFVPRRAPGVTIVDDWDGFGQRVTGSGSVSFEHVHVEADWVVPFQASFDTPTTIGPVAQLLHAAIDLGIGRGAFAATLEFVREHARPWVDAGVERAADDPLAIQQVGDVAVRLRAAEALLHRAGRIVDATQRGPDADSVANASVAVAEARALTTTASLLAGSKLFELGGTGATLDHLGLDRFWRNARTHTLHDPVRWKYHAVGNFYLNDRNPPRHGAL
- a CDS encoding LLM class flavin-dependent oxidoreductase, translated to MAAKPILLNAFNMNCVGHINHGLWTHPRDRSLDYHTLSYWTEQARILERGLFDGLFLADIVGVYDVYQGNVDVTLRESIQLPVNDPLLLVSAMAAVTQHLGFGVTVNLTYEAPYLLARRFSTLDHLSGGRVGWNIVTGYLDSAARAMGLDGQIAHDERYDRADEYLEVLYKLWEGSWEDGAVWRDKAARVFADPARVHKVRHAGRYYQVEGYHLAEPSPQRTPVLFQAGSSGRGQRFAARHAECVFISPPTKEAARQTVKTLREQLVAAGRRPDDVKVFMGTAVVTARTEAEARQKHAEYKDYASREAGLAHFAASTGVDFGRYDLDAPVDYGGGNAIESATRTAQQHGWTRRKLLQLFELGGRYPAIVGDPGQVADELVSWIDETGIDGFNLSRTVVPESYADFVELVVPALQERGRYKTAYGEGSLRQKLFGAGDRLPARHAAAAFRVPPG
- a CDS encoding MetQ/NlpA family ABC transporter substrate-binding protein; protein product: MNQKRRLLCSLPALLLAAVAALAPLSGARGAQAGPLKIGVTPGALADSVEVAAAEARKKGLDVKVIEFTDWTTPNVALASGDLDLNYFQHQAFLDNAVKERGYAFRSVGIGVLPNIGLYSSRIQRFDQLKPGARVGVASDPVNQGRGLLLLQKAGLITLRAGVGARGGLDDVTANPKQLKFVEIEGPQLVRALDDVDLAQGYPAHFVNAGKAKIAGSALLYSGVDDAYFAIRFVSRQDNAADPRIARFVKLYQSSPAVRKQLSASYADDDKLYSLPWLKP
- a CDS encoding methionine ABC transporter ATP-binding protein, whose product is MSNASAIERRGIAGIPRGEAARPQAAIEAAADRRAAGTIAFQGVGKVYQAGAGAVHALQDVDAEIPAGSIFGIIGRSGAGKSSLLRTINRLEQPSRGRVLVDGADIAGLDAAGLVRLRRRIGMIFQHFNLLSAKTVRENVALPLKVAGVPRAEIERRVGELLGLVGLAGKEDSYPGRLSGGQKQRVGIARALVHRPEILLCDEATSALDPETTQSILALLRDINRRFGLTIVLITHEMRVIRDICDRVLVLEGGRVAEQGAVWQVFGTPRHAATRALLRPLESALPEDLALLLRAEPPASGRYEQLVELRYAGGASESDLPAAAPDLARIASALGGRARLLHAGLDRIQARTQGRLLVAVPSGIALPPVFAAPSPTHAKVLGYVPAYD